The proteins below are encoded in one region of Colias croceus chromosome 17, ilColCroc2.1:
- the LOC123698990 gene encoding probable cytochrome P450 49a1 — translation MGTARRFAMIPGPKPLPLIGNSWRFAIGKKPWRTQSLDVTLWKLRELAGTGGAAKVAKLFGHPDLVFPFCAEETAKIYRREDSLPHRAVAPCLKHYKQELRKDFFGNEPGLIGVHGKPWSKFRSKVSKALVAPEAARSAVPCLDHVAEDFVKQMDNMLDEKSELPESFLTELYKWALESVGAWALGTRLGCLSNDDAAAKEIIKSIHGFFHSVPELELSAPLWRLYSTPAYKTYVKALDSFRSLCLERLTDKGICAHIAKISGEKVATILALDLLLVGVDTTAAAAASTIYLLANNERVQKRLQGELDNNLPKGRPLTCKDLDQLQYLRACLKEALRIKPVILGNGRCIQSDVVISGYEVPKGSHVVFPHYIMSNEERYFPSPEEYVPERWLRDTNKLEMESTNTTDSKHSKAMNIWKKQREIGIHPFASLPFGFGRRMCIGKRFAEVELLLLLAKVFHKYHVSWGYGELTYSVTPTYVPNEPLQFTLERRQERRQ, via the exons ATGGGCACCGCGCGCCGTTTCGCGATGATACCCGGGCCCAAGCCCTTACCACTAATAGGCAACTCTTGGCGCTTTGCCATCGGCAAAAAGCCTTGGCGCACTCAATCACTGGACGTCACATTGTGGAAGTTACGTGAATTGGCTGGAACAGGTGGTGCTGCGAAAGTCGCTAAACTATTTGGGCACCCTGATTTGGTTTTTCCGTTCTGTGCCGAAGAAACCGCGAAAATATACAGACGTGAAGATTCCTTACCGCATCGAGCGGTCGCTCCGTGTTTGAAGCATTATAAACAAGAGTTAAGAAAAGATTTCTTCGGAAATGAACCGGGTTTAATTGGAGT GCATGGAAAACCATGGTCAAAATTCAGGTCTAAAGTATCAAAGGCACTAGTAGCACCAGAAGCTGCTAGATCCGCAGTACCATGCTTAGACCATGTAGCTGAGGACTTCGTCAAACA AATGGACAACATGCTGGATGAAAAGAGCGAGCTTCCAGAAAGTTTCCTCACAGAACTGTATAAATGGGCGCttgaat cTGTAGGAGCTTGGGCCCTAGGAACTAGACTAGGGTGTCTAAGTAATGACGATGCTGCTGCCAaagaaattatcaaaagtatACATGGGTTTTTCCACAGTGTACCCGAACTAGAACTGTCTGCGCCACTGTGGAGATTATATTCAACTCCTGCGTATAAGACATACGTAAAAGCATTAGATTCCTTCAGATCCCTCTGCTTAGAAAGACTAACTGATAAAGGAATATGTGCTCACATTGCTAAAATATCGGGAGAAAAGGTTGCTACTATTTTAGCATTAGATTTACTCTTAGTCGGTGTAGATACAACTGCAGCGGCCGCAGCGAGTACAATATACTTATTAGCGAACAATGAGAGAGTCCAGAAACGATTACAAGGCGAATTGGATAATAATCTGCCTAAAGGGCGACCCCTTACTTGCAAGGATCTAGATCAGCTTCAATACCTACGAGCGTGTCTAAAAGAAGCATTGCG AATAAAACCGGTGATATTGGGCAATGGAAGGTGTATACAATCTGACGTTGTCATATCGGGATATGAGGTTCCTAAAGGA tCGCACGTTGTGTTCCCgcattatattatgtcaaaCGAAGAGAGATACTTCCCTTCACCAGAAGAATATGTACCGGAGAGGTGGTTAAGAGACACAAATAAGCTTGAAATGGAGAGCACAAATACAACAGACTCTAAACATTCCAAAGCAATGAACATATGGAAGAAACAGCGAGAAATAGGTATCCATCCATTCGCTTCCTTGCCGTTTGGATTTGGACGACGAATGTGTATTGGCAAAAGATTTGCAGAGGTCGAACTACTGTTACTGCTTGCAAAG GTGTTTCACAAATACCACGTGTCATGGGGCTACGGGGAGCTGACGTACAGCGTAACCCCCACTTACGTGCCTAACGAACCCCTGCAGTTCACACTCGAGCGCAGACAAGAGAGACGCCAATAA